The DNA sequence AGGCCCGGGCCTCGTAGGAGGCGCAGGTCACCACCTTGCGCGCCTCGGTGGGATCACCGCTGCCGCCGACGATGACGGGCAGTCCCACGAGTTCAGGGTGGCGGCGCAGTTCAACCGAGGCCAGGAACTGGTCGAGGTCCACATGCAGGACCCAGTCGCGAGGTTCGGGTCCGGTCACTTCCCGCACAGCTTGGTCGCGACGCTGTCCCAGGCGTCAGCGAGGTTGTCCAGCGTCCGACCCGAATGGCCGAGCTCCCGGGTGACGTAGTCGGGGTCCAGCAGCGCCAGCAGGGCGTCGGCCTGGGCATCGAGGTCGCCGGTGCTGCCGGCCGACTCGAGAAGAACCCGGATATGGGTGCGCATGACGGCGAACGGCGCGCTGTAGCGAGCATCGGGGTCACGGTTGGTTTCGGAGAGCAGTTCGCGGTGAGCCCGAACGAACGTGAGCCGCTCGCGACCGAAGGCCAGTAGCCGTTGT is a window from the Mycolicibacterium anyangense genome containing:
- a CDS encoding TetR/AcrR family transcriptional regulator; the protein is MTAVNGVGGLPISPPQERGDAARNRLLLLEAARTLIAEHGTEAVSMDDIASAAGVGKGTLFRRFGSRAGLMMVLLDEDERAMQQAYLFGPPPLGPDAPPLQRLLAFGRERLTFVRAHRELLSETNRDPDARYSAPFAVMRTHIRVLLESAGSTGDLDAQADALLALLDPDYVTRELGHSGRTLDNLADAWDSVATKLCGK